TTCATAAAGTGAGACGACTGAAGCAGCCCAGAACGCAGGCGTCAACCTCAAGGCCAGCAGGCAAACTGCAGTCTCCTTCCATCCGGCTTAGTGCGAGCAAAATACTGTCGAGCAGACCCGCATCAGCGTAGCGCTCGACACGCGGTCCTGCCTGAGCACCACATGCCCACATCCACGCGGCTCAacgctctgcacacacacacctttatctCAGAGAGACGCTAGTGAAAAGAGATGTCTATCTGTTGTGTTACAGTCACGtctaaaaatgattcagaaatgttttcattgGCACCAAAACTTTACTGTAATAGAGACACTCGTGCCAAGACTGAAAAAAACTCAATCATCATTCATAAGAGGAGAAAAACTGATGGGAGAGGAAGGATACAGTCTGTACTGTATCCTGAATATTATAAGAGGTTGCATGACTATTTGTTTTTACTACCACGCTGTCTGGTCCCCCGCTGACCAGCCACTAGTCTGCGTGGCCCTTAATATAGCATTTCAGAACAATCTGAGTGAGACATGTCATGGCCTCATGGTGTGTTCAGCTGAATGTGCACTCCTGCTCTACATCCAGAGCTCCAGGTGTCAATCAGCACAGAGAGTCTCAACACTTTCTGATCAATAGCTTTAGTTTATCAGCCTTCAGAGGCGCACAGAGCCGCGCACGAGCCTGAGCACGAGCCTGAGCACGGTTCGGGTTTAAACCCGGTGCACTGGTGCGTTTTTCAGCTTGCACCTGTTCTTCTGCACctcatgtattttattttccgGGTTAAGTTGAAGAATGACTGGGCCAGACTGAGGTGCAACGTAATGGCGGGCTGAGACTCTTGTCACGGATCACGGAGAGACCCAGAGAGCGAGAGCGCGCGCGAGGAAAGACGCGCTTGCGAAACTGTGAAAGCCGCGGAAAgtctgcaggttttttttttttgtctctctctctctctctctctctctctctctctcggcgtGGGTGACTCGAAAGCGAGGAGGCGGAGGAGGAGGGAAATCCGTCGCTCGTTTCCTCCTTTTCCAGCCTCGAACTTATATAAACCATGTCGTTTTTAAGAGCCCGAAACAGCGCGAGACGCAACAGAGTCATCGCTTTTAAAAACGCAAAGGATTTATGCGCGCGCGCTTTTGTTTATTACTGCCATAAACTTTTGGGACTAACAGCAGCATCAACAACAGCAacctcatcaccatcatcaccatcaccatcatcaccaccatcatcaccatcaccaccatcaccatcattattatcatctgCTAGGTTTTTCTTTTCGCTTTTCCCTCAACAATGTCGTCTACAGACGTGGAGAGCCTCCAGCCCGCCGCCCGGCAGCGCAGCAGGTGCTTGGACGGCTTCCTGCTCGGCTCCGTTATCACGCTGTTCGTCATGGTGCTGTGCGGAGCCGCGCTCGGGGTCTGGGTCGTTAGAGACCTGCGCGCGGAGATGAAGCACGTGCCCCACATGCCCGCGGGCGTCCCGAGCGCCCTGAATCAAGAGCGTCCACCTCACATCGGCGCGTCCTACAAGGTGAGTCAGGGGACATGGCTTCCGGTTTGGGGTGTGCAGTATTCATTAGAGATTATTTAACATGTGTAGTAATTAGCGccctgctccctgctccctactccctgctccctgttcattactccctactccctgttcatTACTCCCTACTCTCTCTTCattactccctactccctgctccctactccctgctccctgctccctactccctactccctgttcattactccctactccctgttcatTACTCCCTACTCTCTCTTCattactccctactccctgctccctactccctgctccctactctCTCTTCATTACTCCCTGCTCTCTCTTCAttactccctgctccctactccctgctccctactctCTCTTCATTACTCCCTACTCTCTCTTCATTACTCCCTGCTCTCTCTTCattactccctactccctgttcatTACTCCCTACTCTCTCTTCAttactccctgctccctactccctgctccctactctCTCTTCATTACTCCCTACTCTCTCTTCATTACTCCCTGCTCTCTCTTCattactccctactccctgttcatTACTCCCTACTCTCTCTTcactactccctgctccctactccctgctccctactctCTCTTCattactccctactccctgctcTCTCTTCattactccctactccctgctcTCTCTTCATTACTCCCTCTAccctgctccctactccctgctcTCTCTTCATTACTCCCTACTCTCTctaccctactccctactctctCTTCATTACTCCCTGTTCattactccctactccctgttcattactccctactccctgttcattactccctactccctcttcactactccctgctccctactccctCTTCCCTACTCCCAACTCTCTCTTCATTACTCCCTGCTCCCTctaccctactccctactctctCTTCACTACTCCCTACTCTCTCTTCACTGCTCCCTACTCTCTCTTCACTGCTCCCTACTCTCTCTACCCTACTCCCTTCTTCCTGTTCACTGCACCGGGGAATTGATAGTATCCCAGTGTTCCTCCCTCCACGTGTCACTGCCTGCCAGATGTAAACAAACTGGACGTGAAACGTTCTTTAGCAGTAATAAAGGTGTTCTTacaatttttttggtttttttgacCAAAGACTCCAAATGGACATTTAGGACTAGTCGTATAATTTAGAACTAGTCCATATTCAGTaaattttcatgttcattttcttGACTTGGTCAGAGTCACTCGATGTTATTAGTTTTCATAGTTAGAGTGATATTCAGAATATTCATCtgtaaaatgaataatgaataaataaaacaaatgagagGTTTGTTAGATTTCTCTCGTGAACATATTTGTAAATTAGGTGACTCCACATGGGGTCATGACCCCTGGAATGAGAACGCCTATGTGAGAATTACTAAAGATTACTAAATTACTGAATGAACTGTTAGTGTTAGCTACTGAACTAAAGAGTTTAGCCAAATATGCtaatgatgttgttgttgttgttgttgttgttgtgttagTGTGCATTAGCTTGTGTGTTAGAGTCTATTAGTGTGTTAAGATGTGCAGTAGCAATCACAAATGCTAATGTTGCAAACATGTTGTCAGCAGCAACATGAGGTAAAACAACCAGTTAGCATCATGTCAGAGACACAAAACAACCTGCATTCACTGTTAGATACGTTAGCATTCCTGCTCAAGCTAACTAACTAGGTTACATGTCAGACCAAAGGAGATAGAAAGTGATAATCTTGTGAAGCAATAGAAGCATATAGTCATTGCTTCAGAGCCTAATTGTTGCACTTGTAGCGTTTTGCGTAGCTGATGTAATTGATGTTGTCAGTAGTGTAACGTCAGGTGTGTGGGCGAGATATCTTATACAGCGAGTCCTGAGTGGGAAATGATGCCCTGCAGCCAGCAAGTGGTTAATTTATCTGATCATTAATGGCTTTCTCTTTTACTTTGTTTCTTTCAGGTGGAAAATTTTGCCTACCTTACCGCCATCACCAGTAAGTGaccacttttacatttttatctctTCCTGGCTTTCAGAATGTAGCCTAATGGGGACGGAAATCATACGTCATATTGCCATCATACTGATGCACCATTACAATACcttgcaaaatatatttttaagaaactTTTTGAGTTGTGATGTTTTAAAGCTTGTTAAAGCTTGACCCGCATTCATGCATGATAACGGCTAAATTATGTTTGTCTGCATactgaaatgacaataatttatcacaattaaTTAGTCAATTCAGTATGAAAATATTGAATCATTTTAaggaaacagataaaaatatttttttcatatttggaaaTATATTAACGACCTCCCTATCAGTAATGTTAGATTTTTCATGCCATGATAACAATGCAATATATGACTAAACATATGCAGATGAGCTCATACGCAAGTGCTAAGTGTCTCTCTAAATTTCTTTCCTGCAGGTAAGCTGGAAAACAAGACTATGCAGTGGGCGCCAATCAAGTACGGAAACACCAGCACCGTAGGCTCAAGCTACAGCTATGACTCAAACGGAGCACTGAGGGTGCTGAAGGATGGGACCTACTTCCTGTACACCCAGCTGAACCTGACATGCGTTGGTCCTTGTGATGATGGATCCCTCACCGTCACCTTCGAGGACGATCTGAAAAACGTGCAGCTGT
This Pangasianodon hypophthalmus isolate fPanHyp1 chromosome 26, fPanHyp1.pri, whole genome shotgun sequence DNA region includes the following protein-coding sequences:
- the LOC113526467 gene encoding uncharacterized protein LOC113526467 isoform X1, producing MSSTDVESLQPAARQRSRCLDGFLLGSVITLFVMVLCGAALGVWVVRDLRAEMKHVPHMPAGVPSALNQERPPHIGASYKVENFAYLTAITSKLENKTMQWAPIKYGNTSTVGSSYSYDSNGALRVLKDGTYFLYTQLNLTCVGPCDDGSLTVTFEDDLKNVQLSCTLPLRKAHRSPTAEKCWTVIPRLSGKHRLLARMHTTVSAQRWSLDLNYSGFGMFLVDGS
- the LOC113526467 gene encoding uncharacterized protein LOC113526467 isoform X2, translating into MVLCGAALGVWVVRDLRAEMKHVPHMPAGVPSALNQERPPHIGASYKVENFAYLTAITSKLENKTMQWAPIKYGNTSTVGSSYSYDSNGALRVLKDGTYFLYTQLNLTCVGPCDDGSLTVTFEDDLKNVQLSCTLPLRKAHRSPTAEKCWTVIPRLSGKHRLLARMHTTVSAQRWSLDLNYSGFGMFLVDGS